Part of the Mya arenaria isolate MELC-2E11 chromosome 8, ASM2691426v1 genome, atatatacctggtatataataaaatgatagcAATTGAATAAATTCACTTTGTTAAAAAGTATCAACAgtcaaaaagtataaacaaagtCATTTCACCGAAAacgataaaaagaaaaaattgTATATACTGGGCAGATTTTTCAGATCattgtaaaagttaacaacgttgtttacaacatctttgttaactttaaaaggtAAAATAGTGGACtcatatttttgcataaaacaagTGCAGCTGTAGCAGTtatctcaaatcttgttagaaacaCTCCAGATCACAAAAGTAATTCTTAGTACAGTAAAGACTCTAACGTCAACAACGATTGCGTTaacgaagttctgaacaatcggttTTATGTGTTGTTAGTTACTGTTCATCTTTCTGAATAATTAAGTTACAACATTTGTTGTGTTCATGAAATGTTGTGTTAATGTCATCAAAATAAGTCCAATGttcaaaagaagaagaagaattttATCTTACTTTAGTCTTTCAGCCAATGAGTTATAtacaacataaacatataaaaatagacATTTCCGGTACAACAATTTTCAAGAATGAacacaaaatactttttaatcaTACCACTtgattaaatgttgaaaattataactGTAATACATCAATTGTTTACATATCGCACACAATtctaaacataaatgtattatatttgcAATGCTAAGATGAACAAAAGTATCATATATATTCAACATCGTACatggttatacaatataaatattctcTGTGTTTATAGTaaacatagaaaacaacaaTTGCTTTACCGCTTACGTGATCCAATATTTATAACGTTATTGGAGAAAAGTGTATAGTATCTATTTCGACGCAATTCGAAGCTTTGTTTATCTAAGCAACAAAgattttgtattatatacacGTTTTCATGCGAgttaaataaaatgtcattggATTGCGCCAGTATAATTCCTACATTGGCCAAATTTGTAAAAGATAacacttaatatatttatataaacacaggCAAAAAATGCTTTGAAGAAACCAACtttatgtatatacaaaattaaGCAGAGACTTTTCAAGCAGTACTTTTCTGTTTATTCGTAGATCTCAACCAATAAAGACtcttacatgtaaatataaaatcacacaaaaatatatacaaacatgacTTGTCCAAAACACTGATAACGGTGACGtggaaatatgcacatgtatactatcacaaacacacgcacacgcacgcatgAAAACGCTATATTTATGACTTAACAATCACCAATTTAGTATAATTGTTATATACAGTGGTAACCTAAGATATGATATTCATTATGgcacaacaaaaataacaacaaactttcaaaagtgcatgagaaaaaaacacaacataagaCAATTTGACGGTAAAAATACGTGTAACTGGTTGCATaggtttttatttatactagTATTATGAAGCACATTTTTAGCTTTTGTGAATTTCTATGAAGTACATTTTTAGCTTTTGtgaattttgaagaaaaaagttgaccgttaaaaataatcaaatggaATTCGGTATATATGTTCCCAGTGACATATGCACATGCCTCACAAGGCAAACGAATATGATGCTTATAACTCTATGACGTTAATAATTGCCAAGTAAAGCGccttttcaacaacaaaaaagcaacaGACCAGCGTATGACATTGGCTCAGTGTTTCCATTTTCATATATCTCAAAATTGGTATTGTATTTTCTCCACCTAAGACATATGATACTAGTACTATTACCTGTTGCAAACATCCTTGAACCGCTAgatcttaaataaattagatcGAGAGACAAACCGATTCTAGAGACAAGCCGGGTAGCAAAAGTCTTAACTATATACCCGTACACGAAGTATTGCCTGGTGTTTGGACCGTTGTTTACACCTCTGTTTGTCCTTCTGCCCCCACCACTTTTGTAGTCTCTATTTTTGATTTACGAGGGACTAAATTCTTATTTTGAGAAACAGGTTCAGTTTTTCTGTTTGAGTCATGTCTATTGCTTTCAGTCTGGCGTTTGCTTCCAACTCCAGTATAAGCTAATTGCAGACGAGTCAAAGTAACCATCAAGTCTGGAGAGGTTGTTTTTCCGTCAAGAAACGATTTCAACTCCTTAGATACAGACTTCAGCTCTTCCCTTTTTCCAATATCAAAGTCTTTTTTGGCAAGGACTTGAAAACTCATTTCAAGTACTTCTGAGAATATAGGTTGTTGGTCACTGATTTTGCAAAACGCTTTAAAGAGAGCGAATTTCAGTCCAATTGCTATTCTTTCAATTTCAGTTGATATCTCATCCCAAAACTGATTGGTGGCAAACCTTCTTTCTTCAAGAATGATATCTTTCAGGCTCAGTGGATCTAAAATGCCTTCCAGCTGGAAGTCACCGatcactttttgtttttttgcgtcttgtattatttgtgtttgtttcatgatatcTTCTATTTTTTCCAACTTCTTTTCAGTGATATGAACTCCACCAAAAGTTTGTGTCTGCAAAGGTTTAAGCAACTTTACAATGTCTGCATCGGCCATGCCTAGTGCTTTCATGCTGTGTGTTTTCTTAGTAAGCTCAGCTACTTTATACTGTCGCCTCGCTCCATTCCCTTGTAACTCTTCAAACTTTTGAACAACAGCTGAGCGGATTCCCTTTAGAATAGAAGAGTATCGTTTAATCTCAGATCGTATTGCTTTTCCACATTCGTCAAATGGACATGCTTTTATAATACTACCTCTTTTTGATTGAGTTGGTGTTTTCATGTGTTTATCTAGACGTCCAACTTCAAAGATACATTTACAATCAGGTAGCTGCATGAACATACTGCTTTCATCAAATACTTGACCTATatcatttcttaaatgtttttcgTTGCAAGTTAGGCATACACATACTTCTCCACACAATCCTGAGCATTTATGAGTGCATGGCAGAATTTTCGAACACATTCCATTGCATGCAGCAGATACAGTGCATGGTTCGTGACAGTCATTGTCGCATTTGCCATGTTGACATCTGTACTGACATTTTTCCGTGCATCTCACGCAAGGCTGAGAACATTTAAGCTTACATTTTAAGCCATGAGAACAGCTCCATTGGCAAATCTGACTACATGGTGGGCAAATATCACTGCACGGGTATGTACACTTGTGACCACAGGGCAATGTCTTCCCACAGCTGCCCCTGCATGTTTTGTGGATCCTACCACCATGGCAAAGTCCACAAGTTCCAGAACATTGATGACCACAATCGTGGACGCCACTACATGGTGCTGGACATACCACCGCCTTGATATTATGGTAGCAAAGCATTCGAACCGTATGTCCACATGGCAAAATTCGCTCAACCTTTTTTTTGCACTGATTTTCATGTTGTCGATTTTTCGTGCAATCAGAACATTTCTTTCCACATGAATGACCACAGGATAAAATAGTTGGACACTGTTCTTTGCAGTCCCATTTATATGGATCCATATAGCAAGCCATTTTAGCTTTATGTCCACAAACAGGCACAGTTTTTTCTACATTTGTAGCGCATCTGCCGCATTCTTGATGACATTTCTTGGTACATGGATGTCCAAATGGACAACCTTTGACAGCTTTCTTACATGGTCTCACACAAACGACTTTTTTGTGCTCCATGTCATATGTATGGCATGTCCGTGGGCAAATGTGTTCACAAGGCAGGTATTTCCCACACGGTACTTTACACCCCCCTTCTTGAACACTCAGAAAATCGCTTGCTGTTTTGGCAATTGTCGTATTTTGGGGATGATTGCTACACCTAAGCAAAAGAGAGCTCTTCACCGAGCCCTTTTCCTTAACCTCGCATAGAATCTCTTTCCACATGTCACTACAactttcaaacagtgaaaagtTTCCCAGTACAAACATACCGACCTTTGCACGCGAAAGTGCAACGCAAATACGATTCTCAATACCAACAAAACCAATTGGATTGCGACCTCTGACATTTCCAACTTCGCTGCTGCGTACAAGAGAAAGtagaattatatcattttcttcaCCTTGAAAATTGTCAACAGCTGTAATGCGAACACCCTCAAATAATGACTTTGGCATTTCTTTCCGTAGAAGAAGAACTTGGCCCATATACGGCGTTAAGACAGTTATTTGGTCCCTTGCATAACCCTGGTTTAAAAAGTATCGACAAAGAGCAGCTATGTATTTCGCCTCATGCGTATTTGAATAACTGGTTGATTCACCTGAGCACACTTCTCCCTCTTCGTGACTAATGAACTGCATGTTCACGTCTACGCCTTTCACTTTCTCATGCTCAAAGACGCTGGAATGATCGCGAAGTCCAGGATACAGTCTTTCTCTTCTCAGAAGACTAGATATTTCAGGTCTCATTCTGTGTTGTTCTTCGAGAGTAACACACGGTACGCTGTTTTTGACCATTCGTTCAAACAAGGAGATATCCATTGCATACTTCTTTGATAGTTCATAGACAGTGGTTGAAGGGCGCAGCTGTTTATGGTCCCCTATCAAAATAAGATGCTTGCAATTGGCATTCAACGTGGTGATAATGTGGGATTCGAGAACTTCTGCAGCTTCTTCCACAATGATGAGTTGAGGTTGTACCTTTTGCAAGAGTTTTCTGTATTTTGCAGCTCCTGTAGTTGTCATGCCAACAACCACGGAGTCATTCAGTATTTGGACGGTTTCCATGTCTCTGACTTCTTGAAGTCTCGCGGTTGCATCCCGAAATGCTTTTTCGAATTCCTTCACTGAAGATCTCAAATATTCCCGATAATTTCTAAGCCAGAAAGCATACAGGGAATATCTAAGTTTGTCACTTTTTAAGCTAAACAAACCACATATGTTTTGAGCATCTCGTTCAGACATTGGTTTTGCTTCATTCAGAATGCGTTTTACTTTTTTAGCCTTTTTCTTACTATTCCATTTCACAAACCAGTCGCCGTCAGATTTTATGCCCTTGATTTTTCTATTATCCTTTTCGTGATCTTTTGATGAATAACCAACCAAAAAATCATCATCgaaatcatcatcatctaatGCACGATCTTCTTCGAGGTCTGCTTCTTCCAACTCAGTGTCTTTTTCCTCCACGTGTCCACCGACTTGAATCTCATCCATTGTTTCCTTCACTGTTTCTAGAGTAGTTGAATCATCAAGATTAAGCCACAGATGTACAcagtttttgttattgtttgcaccGTGCAGCAAACTTTTCAACTGAGCATTTGACTTTGGTTTGACCAATAGACGTTGTATCTCAGTAAAAGTCAAAATCTGTTCTTCACATCTTTTCAGAATACCCGGATATGCAGATAACAACtcttttgttatgttttgcaTGCATTCCCTTTGCCAGCATTTATATATCCCTGCCCTTCTAGAAAGATCGGTATTCCAAACATCGTCGATTGTTTGGATTTCTTGGTTTGGCAGAGGTTCTACTTCTGTCAGTATAAATGAAACCCATTCATTTCTTATGGCTCTTGAAGAATCCACCAAGCCAACACCGTCGTCTTCAAATGGACAGAAATTTAACCACTGatacaaacaatttttcagTGTCTCTTCGTTTTTAAATTCGTTTTCAAATTCTTCTCTATGTTGATCATTCATATGTTTCTTCAAAATTGTAAACGGGAGAATATCTTGGGTCGTTTTTCTGAGTTTCACACTTATATCAGTGATTTGTTTTTCGCTTGTTCTAAGCTGTGTACGACAATCTCGTTCACTTTGCATAAGTTTGAAAGTTCTAGCTTTTTGTTCCCTACGAGTTTTCTTGAGATTCCGAAGAACAAAAGGTTGCAGCGTATCATTCTGACAACGACCACCTATCCGCACAATACCTTCCTCTCCGCAGTATTGATAGATGCCTTCTAAAAACTGATCTAGCGCGTGGTTTGTGAAGCACACAACCAGGATTGGGCTTTGATCAGCTTTAGTTTTCCAAAACGCACTGTTTTCTAACAGAAGTTTAGCAATTTTCAATCCGACGAAAGTCTTTCCAGTTCCTGGAGGACCCTGAATAATTGCGAATTCCTTTGTGATTGCCGCTTGAAGCGCTTTGTATTGTGAAGTGTCTAACCCAAGTTCCAAAGCACTAGGCCATCCAACGGTATTCAAGACAGGAAATGATCTTTTGTATGAAGATTTCACCAACAGGGTTCCAAAATTGTATTTCGGACCGCCAAGACCGAGAAGGTAAGATGGTGGCTTTATCTGCGTTTCACAATCTATCACATACCTTGACATTGGCATAGTTTCATCCATTTCCTGAAGTCCTTCAAGAACATATCGATACGCCTCAAAATAAGCTGTTGTCTCAGCCATAACGAAGGTGTCATTTTTGTGCGCATCTAAAATTTCAGTGTCTATTCCGTCAAAGTGAACTTCAATATTGCCTTCGCTTAAGTTTTTTGGATTTCGATCTGTCACTGTTGCATATAAAACAGTATCAAAGTCATCGCTAGACAAGCATACTAGAGAACCGAACAAGAGACGCCTTGATGCTGTCCAGTTAATGTGTTTGAATTGAGAGTTGTCGAACTGCAAGATATGATTGATTCCATTACTCGAGCATACTGGTCgcaatatttgtatgttttgataaatCCGGACGTTTCTCAATCGCTTCACGCTGACACCTTCCTTCACGCACTGCCTATACTCTAAAATTCCTTGGCGCAATGGTTGAACATAATCCTCCCGCAGAAGACGAAACTGAATATCAAGGTAAGTATCTACAGAGACATACCTACCTTTGGTTTTGTTGGCTCGTAAAAAGGGAGCTTCGTTCAAATGAATGTCTTCCATTCTTGGAAATATTGATATCTGTCGAAAGTCATCGGGTGGTGTTGAGTTTTCGTCATCTTTATATAGTGGTCTTGTTCTTACCTTTGGCTTTGCTTGGCTCCTTTCTTTTTCCTCCCTGACTTTGTTGAATACTTCCTGGACGTTGTTTACATA contains:
- the LOC128243232 gene encoding NFX1-type zinc finger-containing protein 1-like; amino-acid sequence: MASGRSRDLAGGQYPLLIFDDDVDVVVQDDETNPANRGRGRGRGRGRGCSAGRGRIRRRSSSDREPNQSNKGSEPYSKNNQSDKRRGQNGERRARFGHVRGTGRGQDQSRLRQDGMNESGLDHTNEDDSTRRQRSETRTMAFGKLKSLAEKECDPDDILMDLLQSRSGFVELVHSSFDFKDNAFYILKVLNIASKATLNPLNLRQLLENVHEKMLPALINLLSNILMKDRNAFLLWNNEDKLDKFLYYVSDFTQTLMSVLPNTITNCHTIILSLNAMSISFPQISSVAVYVNNVQEVFNKVREEKERSQAKPKVRTRPLYKDDENSTPPDDFRQISIFPRMEDIHLNEAPFLRANKTKGRYVSVDTYLDIQFRLLREDYVQPLRQGILEYRQCVKEGVSVKRLRNVRIYQNIQILRPVCSSNGINHILQFDNSQFKHINWTASRRLLFGSLVCLSSDDFDTVLYATVTDRNPKNLSEGNIEVHFDGIDTEILDAHKNDTFVMAETTAYFEAYRYVLEGLQEMDETMPMSRYVIDCETQIKPPSYLLGLGGPKYNFGTLLVKSSYKRSFPVLNTVGWPSALELGLDTSQYKALQAAITKEFAIIQGPPGTGKTFVGLKIAKLLLENSAFWKTKADQSPILVVCFTNHALDQFLEGIYQYCGEEGIVRIGGRCQNDTLQPFVLRNLKKTRREQKARTFKLMQSERDCRTQLRTSEKQITDISVKLRKTTQDILPFTILKKHMNDQHREEFENEFKNEETLKNCLYQWLNFCPFEDDGVGLVDSSRAIRNEWVSFILTEVEPLPNQEIQTIDDVWNTDLSRRAGIYKCWQRECMQNITKELLSAYPGILKRCEEQILTFTEIQRLLVKPKSNAQLKSLLHGANNNKNCVHLWLNLDDSTTLETVKETMDEIQVGGHVEEKDTELEEADLEEDRALDDDDFDDDFLVGYSSKDHEKDNRKIKGIKSDGDWFVKWNSKKKAKKVKRILNEAKPMSERDAQNICGLFSLKSDKLRYSLYAFWLRNYREYLRSSVKEFEKAFRDATARLQEVRDMETVQILNDSVVVGMTTTGAAKYRKLLQKVQPQLIIVEEAAEVLESHIITTLNANCKHLILIGDHKQLRPSTTVYELSKKYAMDISLFERMVKNSVPCVTLEEQHRMRPEISSLLRRERLYPGLRDHSSVFEHEKVKGVDVNMQFISHEEGEVCSGESTSYSNTHEAKYIAALCRYFLNQGYARDQITVLTPYMGQVLLLRKEMPKSLFEGVRITAVDNFQGEENDIILLSLVRSSEVGNVRGRNPIGFVGIENRICVALSRAKVGMFVLGNFSLFESCSDMWKEILCEVKEKGSVKSSLLLRCSNHPQNTTIAKTASDFLSVQEGGCKVPCGKYLPCEHICPRTCHTYDMEHKKVVCVRPCKKAVKGCPFGHPCTKKCHQECGRCATNVEKTVPVCGHKAKMACYMDPYKWDCKEQCPTILSCGHSCGKKCSDCTKNRQHENQCKKKVERILPCGHTVRMLCYHNIKAVVCPAPCSGVHDCGHQCSGTCGLCHGGRIHKTCRGSCGKTLPCGHKCTYPCSDICPPCSQICQWSCSHGLKCKLKCSQPCVRCTEKCQYRCQHGKCDNDCHEPCTVSAACNGMCSKILPCTHKCSGLCGEVCVCLTCNEKHLRNDIGQVFDESSMFMQLPDCKCIFEVGRLDKHMKTPTQSKRGSIIKACPFDECGKAIRSEIKRYSSILKGIRSAVVQKFEELQGNGARRQYKVAELTKKTHSMKALGMADADIVKLLKPLQTQTFGGVHITEKKLEKIEDIMKQTQIIQDAKKQKVIGDFQLEGILDPLSLKDIILEERRFATNQFWDEISTEIERIAIGLKFALFKAFCKISDQQPIFSEVLEMSFQVLAKKDFDIGKREELKSVSKELKSFLDGKTTSPDLMVTLTRLQLAYTGVGSKRQTESNRHDSNRKTEPVSQNKNLVPRKSKIETTKVVGAEGQTEV